Proteins encoded within one genomic window of Triticum aestivum cultivar Chinese Spring chromosome 2D, IWGSC CS RefSeq v2.1, whole genome shotgun sequence:
- the LOC123054541 gene encoding FCS-Like Zinc finger 2, whose product MAASVACAFFFDAEPAGEPGKHALDACALCAKRLARDSDVFMYRGDTPFCSEECRHEQMYLDAVCARRAARRPQRFSAETETESHRGQRQSRKVSIAS is encoded by the coding sequence ATGGCGGCATCAGTAGCCTGCGCCTTCTTCTTCGACGCCGAGCCGGCCGGCGAGCCCGGCAAGCACGCGCTGGACGCGTGCGCGCTCTGCGCCAAGCGGCTGGCGCGCGACAGCGACGTCTTCATGTACAGAGGGGACACGCCCTTCTGCAGCGAGGAGTGCCGCCACGAGCAGATGTACCTCGACGCCGTCTGCGCCAGGCGGGCCGCCCGGAGGCCGCAGCGCTTCTcggcggagacggagacggagtCCCACCGTGGGCAGCGGCAGTCCAGGAAGGTGTCCATCGCCAGCTAG
- the LOC123050006 gene encoding FCS-Like Zinc finger 2 — protein sequence MAASVACSFFFDDELLGEPGMPAMDACALCAKPLAGDSDVFMYRGDTPFCSEECRHEQMHLDAVCARQGARRLQRFSAETESHSGQRQSRNVSVAS from the coding sequence ATGGCGGCATCAGTGGCCTGCTCCTTCTTCTTCGACGACGAGCTGCTCGGCGAGCCCGGCATGCCGGCGATGGACGCGTGCGCGCTCTGCGCCAAGCCGCTGGCGGGCGACAGCGACGTCTTCATGTACAGAGGAGACACGCCCTTCTGCAGCGAGGAGTGCCGCCACGAGCAGATGCACCTCGACGCCGTCTGTGCCAGGCAGGGCGCGCGGAGGCTGCAGCGGTTCTCAGCTGAGACGGAGTCCCACAGTGGGCAGCGACAGTCCAGGAATGTGTCCGTCGCGAGCTAA